AGTCAGTGAGCTGGCCTGGTGCGAGAGAGGAAATAAGCAACACCTCAGTTCATGGTGCTGCCACCTCCTTCCCACTCCAAGCAGGAGGACTTTGTCGCAACTGTACCCCCTGGATGCTTGCCAACCCTTACTCGGGAAGGTGAGCATGTGAAAAAAGGATGATAACAGAAACtgttttgcaaccttaactacTAGCATCCACTATCGTTATTAGACATAAGAAGAAGATGGGAACATTTAGCTTGTGGCAAAGTGGGATGTAAATCTACCCCACGTTAGCCTGCCATGCATTAACTGTGTGTATGGACCCCGCTGCCACGCACAGCAGTTCCTTAGTGCATGGCAGCTACCTCACTTTGAAACAGGGCTAGATCAAAATCCACGAAGGAAGTGTTAGCACATGTCAGCAGGGGCCACACAGCCAATCAGTCAGTGGCAGCTAGTGTGGGTTAGATTTACACCCCTGTTTACTAGCCATTAAATGTTTCTGTAGACAACCTCTGAGTGAAGGCTGGAGTGTCAACCTGAATTTTCAGCCTTAAATCTATATTACTGAATCTTCTTGTCTAAGTCAACTTTAATGTTAATTTGAAAGGTCTCGTTTTCCCCCCGtggttaaatatttatattaataagaAAAGCTGCACCTGTTCCgtggtttggtttttaaacaaACTAGCACCTGCGCTTGTTTCACATAGAACTGTTGCTGGATATGGTATGTGTCAGCTTAACTCACCAGATCAGTTTCTGAGTGCATCAGACATAATTTACTATGACTCATTCTGCCATCTGACACGCCTTTCTGCATTTGTTAATGACAGAATCACTTCAGTCAGTTTGTGTTTGATTCCCTCCCATCCTTTGAAAAGGGTGGGAGAATAGATAAGCTGCCTCTCATGACTGAGAGTGGAAACTATAAAAGGAAACATTCATGTagacaaaaaggaaaataaagatgGCTTAAAAATTGCACTGGCTAAGGGCCACATCCTTCATTGGTGTTAATCAGCATAGCtgcatagacttcagtggagctatgccagtttacacccactgaagagccagtcccaaaacagaatTTGTTCAAACAGTGTAGCTAAAGTACGCACTGAAGGAGTCTGGGCACTGCCCATGGAACGCCACGTTAGGCCCACTGCATTACCCAGTTATGCCAAATTTTAGACACCGTTGTATTTTGTAAATTACATAATAGAAACAGTGGGCCTAATCTGGCATAACTGCTGAAGTTAGTTATTCTAGGTATTCCTCTTAGTGTATGCACAATGTACTCCAGGTGGTTGAGACCAGGATtcatcatcactgaatttggcccactggttGCATCATTGGCTTTCCCAACCTGGGCCGGGTACTGAGGGGGAGCGTGACATGAACATTGATCTGTGCTCCCCATTCTATTACTTTGTTCTAGTGTCTCTGCAGGTGTCCCCTGGGCAGGCTATGATCTCACAGGCTCTCATAAGCTAAGCACTGCTGGGTCTGGACAGCATTAGGATGAGACCTCCAGCACCAGAGAGGAAATATCAGTGTTGCAGAGGTAGTGTAGCAGGTGCTGGCATAACTTGCCCCTGCGTAGGGATGGGGTGCTATCCTGATGGAGGTGCTTTCTTTCAGATGAGAGTTAAAATGGGGATTCTGATCTCTCATGACAATAAAGGTCCCATGGTATTTTCACGAAAGTAGGGATGTTTCTTGGCCAAAGTCCAGCCCACAGTTGCTTATAGGCATCCTCCTAACCAGTCTCTGCCATCTCAACTGGATGCAGTATGCTTCTCCACTCCTGTCCTACACTGCTGTGCTTGCTTTGCCAGGTGCTGTGCTGGTCCCCAGAGCATTTCAGTAAGGGGTAGAGGgtaaaattcacctctgtgcatgggtagcacaaggcctatgcaccacttacatCTCTGTTAGGTCCCCAGAATAAGGAGGCTTCCGGAAACAATCACTAATGAACCTTTTCAACCAGTGAAGGAttgtgtgctaggtgctgtaaaaaaGAAGTTAAGAGCTAGAGAGGGATGGCCTTCAGGACACTGCTTCCTGACCTGCACTCGGCCCCTGTCTCCCTACATCAGCTACTCACAGGATCCTCTCTGCACCTCCTTTCATGTGGCTTCCTCCCTCCCGCAGCTCATCTGCAAGGGACCCTATCCTGCCTACTTTAGGGTTCTATGCTGCTTGCAGTAGACTTGAATATGCATTCTCTCTTTGCTATTCCCCTTCCCCAGTCTCTGTCTTCTTATCTCTGTTCCCTTTTAGATTGTGAGCACCTTGGTGAAGGACTGCCCCTTCTTGAATGTTTGGAAATCACTTAGCATGTAGTGGATGCTaccataaaaataaaagcttGATAATACTTATATATATAACATGCATGCAGTGCTGCAGGAAATCCAACATGCACAATTCTTCTCTCGCACAAGTTTTACCACttcattccattgacttccatggaggtACTCCTGACTTACACCCATGTGCAGTGAGATGCAAAGCAAGCCCATAATGTGTTACGGCACCTTTGGCAATGGCCAGTCCTAACTTCTCCATAGCTTACAGCGTTTAGCAAAGAAAAGCAACAACATGTTAGGTGAGTTACAatttgagaaaataaaaattcctAAGAGGTCAACTTTATGTAATAGTTGCTTCTTGTTTCCAGTAGTACCTATAGCatgctaggtgatgtacaaatATAAATGAAGGCACAATCCCTACCCCAAAGAACAAAATCTACTACCTGAGAGATCTAAGAAGgtgtatatacatacagaaaaaaACATAGAAAGGAAAACTTGAATTGCAGGGAGCATTCATCATATCTATTGTAAGAAGCATTTACATGTAAATAGGGGGTCTTTCTAAAGGGCAAGAGGTCAGGACAGTTCTTGTTTTGTCCCTCTTATAAGTCCAGATAATATTTCAAGTATTGTCTTGTCCGTCATCTGTGGTCTTCTAGAGTGTGAGACACTTTGGCAGTCTGGTTACAGACAATCTGGCAGAGAGCAGTTTCAGTCAACACGCAGTCAGATGCCAGGTGCACTTCAGATCTTCCTCTTTCTGTTAGGCTAAATCCCGGGAAGCTATTGCAATGGTTGTTACCAAAAGGCAGCTAAAAAATGAGCATGTACTTTTAACACCAAGGGGGTGGGGAACTCGTTTCCTCTTCAAAAATCCCCCTCCACGTGGCAGCATTCATTGCGGATCCCTGCAGGGTCACAGAGCTGCCAGCTCTAACCACAGTTGAGCATTTTTAGATCAGTCATTCTGATTAAAAAGGATTCCTTTTATAATAATGGTGTTAGTTACACTCTAGAGCAACCTGATAATGATTCCATACCTGATCTAGTTACTACTCATCCAGCACAGATGAAGTTTCATTTCAAGACATTATAAAACTTAACTGGAGAATTAGCATTTCATAATGCTTTCTTAGAGTTTGTATCACGGATTCTGCCCTAAGGGAATAcagcttattatttgtattctggtaaTGCTTGGGAGCCTCAGTCAGCACCCAGGAccttgttgtgctaggtgctgtacaaacaaagaagaaaaagaatgcccctgcccaaagagtttacaatctatggAACCTTCCTTAATATGCAACTTTAGGGCCATATGTTTAAAATATGgtcttgaatattgtgtgtgtAACTTACGCACACACATATGTAGCTGCAGTCACTACACTGGCATTCAGTTACTTGACATATGAATGCAAAACCTGCACACTCAGTCAAATTTTAAAGCTGGGCTGAAGCCATCTGAAAATTTGACCCCTTGCCCCCTTGTCTGCCAGATGGAGAACATATATAATAGAAAAGATTAACCAGTTAGTGACGTCCCTGCATGGTGTCTAGGCTTACTgatggccaaatcctgcttgtaTTACTTAAACACAAAGCGTCCTATTGATATCCCTGGATCTACTCATTTGAGTAAGGTGAGCAAGATTTGGCCCTGCCCGGGCAACACACCCATTGTCACAGGCAAGACTCAAACCAGGGCCTTCATAGCATGAAAGCAGCTTTTATGAAGTGCCCTTGGGCCAAACTGGACCATTCCTCTGGCCAAGTCAGGAGGTAAATCACTCAAAGTCCTGCTTTCCTTATCTTACAGCAGTGTCTGATTTTCAAATGAGCTGTCATCTTCTAACCAATTTTCCACCTGTATTAACTGAGCCGCAAGGTCGATGGGTGGCCCATAGCTGACCAAGAGGAATGGGAAACTCAGCTCAGATTTGAACTCTGAATTCACCATTCACAATTAGGGAGGACAAACCTAGAGAACTCTGGCTTCTGTCTACAACGTTCATTGAAGCTAAACACTAATCAAAACCTTTCCCCTGTGCTCAAAAGAGTGAGTCCTAGACCACAGGCCTTTTCTGAACTTGCAGCATGACACAACAGTGTTGTACTTCAATATCACAGTGTTACATGAGCTGAATGAACCTcctgtatgaatgatggaatgaTAACTGCAGCCAATTCATTTTCTCACCCCTACGGTTCATCCAGTGCTATTTCCCTCTGTAATTAATGCATACCAGCACTTTTCAGGAGAAAGGAGGGTAAGATAGTGGCAAATAAACCAACTATCCAAGCATAATGAATAGCTTCATGCAGCTACAAACTGAACATATATTactgctgtcaagtatcagagggtagccgtgttagtctggatctgtaaaagcagcaaagaatcctgtggcaccttatagactaacagacgttttggagcatgagctttcatgtcatgcttctgaggaagtgggtattcacccacgaaagctcatgctccaaaacgtctgttagtctataaggtgccacaggattctttgctgactgCTGTGTATCTGGAATGCAGAAAGCATGTGAGTGGTGCTCTGCTGAGAGATTTGAATTTATTCCTTATTCACTTAAGCTGGCAAACacaaacagaagttacaataatGTCTTAAATATCACATCTGGAAGTGGCTTTACTTCATCAGCTTGGTTTCACTAGCAATGGCAGCGGTAGCTAACACTAAGTACACTTGATTGTATCACTTGACATGTTGAAAGTACTTTGTGCTGCTATGATGGAGATGCCTTAATGACAAAGTAGCTGCCAATTTCTTCTACAGTACTCTACGTCATATTGATTCTACATCATttcattggtttgttttttttggcacCATCTGTTACAATTATGTCTCATTTTTTGCTTTTCCTTAGGATATTTTAGTTTCATTATTACATCTTGAAGAAGTCTGAATTTACTCTCTCATATCCATACACATTATTGGAGTAGCATAGTGTTAGTAACGATAGAAAACCCTCCCGGGCCAAATTTATCCCCACAgtaatctcattgaagtcagcgTTTTCCAGTTTTCCTCATTGATTGAGCCATCCTGACCAAATCTGGAAATACACAAACTCTGTTTCTAGTATGAGATCTTTGTTATTAATTATACTTAGGACTCCTACTAGGtctgtagctctcaaagcactacACAAAGGTGTGCAAgtcttgttatttttattttacagctgTGGCTAGCTATGACATAGAACAACAGAGTGATTTAGCCAACATCACATTGTGGCAGGGCTAGGAATAGAGTCCAGGCCTCCGGGCTCCCAGGCCTGTCCTCTAGCCATTGAAccagcccctctcctctccttttgCTGTTGTATTTTGTTAGCAAGATCTACAGGGACTAAATTGGCCCAACTCTGCTGAAAACAGCCCTCACCGCCCGGGTGGGCACCACGTAACATTTCCTTTTAGCTGAGCTGGCTACAGCCTGGGCCAGGCTGAGGGGCGCCCCTGGGGGCCGTGACCCCTTGTGCTGCCAGAGAACCCCGCCAGCCAGCGCTGCTGGAGTCACAGGAGCCACTGGGGCTTTGGGGGGGCTGTTCGAGCCGCTCTGGGGCGCCGAGTGCCTGCCGGGGCCAGGCCCGTCTCCCCGGCGACGCCCCCCCGGGAGTAAAGGCACCACACTGTCCGCCGCTGGCTCCTGCCTGGCCAGGGCGCAGAGGCCCACGAGTGGCGTAATGGCAGAAGAGCGCTTGGCCCTGTAGGAGAACGCGGGGCAACCGGAAGTGGGGAAGGAGATCGCGGCGGCACCACACTAGCGACCGGAAGAGAGGAACAGCATCACTATGGCACGCGGTGCGCTACCGGAAGTGGCCCGAAGAAGACGAATGGTGACGACGGTAATCGCtttggctcagggctggagccggAAGTGGGGAAGGGAATGGCGGAGGCGTACGCTGGGCCGGAGCCGGAAGTGGGGAGGAGAATGGCGGTGGCGCACGCTCTCCGGTGCCGGAAGTGAGGAGGAGAAGCGCTGGGACAGGACGCGCGCGGGCAGCACGCAGCATGGGTAGGCCGCGCCGGGCTGCACCGCGTCGGAGGCTGCCGAAGGTGGAGGAGGATGCCGGGGAGGAGCCCGCCGGGCCTGAGCCGGGTCCGCTGGCCTCGCAGAGCTTCACGGACGAGGTGGACGATTTCCACGAGGCGCAGTTCGAGGCGGTGATGGGGGCGCTGGGGagcgaggaggaggcagaggaggaggagagcgagGAGGAGGTGCTGGGCCTGCAGCTGCCGTCAgagagcgaggaggaggaggaggaggaggaagatgatggGGACCTGTCTATGCACAGTGACCTGGAGGAGCCAGTCAGGGGCTCCGACCTCCCCCACGAGCTCGCTTGGGGGCAGCGCAAGCAGGTCTATTATCAGACAGACTATAGGGGTGCTGCCAGGTCGAAGAACAAGAAGAGTCTCAAGGAGGTCGAGGccgaggagctggaggaggaacaggaggctCAGGCCATCCAGAAGCGTCTGGCGCAGGCCATGGGCGAAGACGACTACGGGCTGGACCTAGTGCAGGCCTACGCTGATGAGCAGCGCAGCACCCAGCTGCTGGAGACGGGGCCGAAGATCGCCAAGGATTTGAAGACGctttccagaaaagagcaactgaAGCTGCTGAAGCAAGAGTCACCCGAGCTGCTGCAGCTGATTCAGGACTTTGAAGCCAAGTTAACTGAGCTCAAGGATGAACTGGATCCACTCATGCACATGGTCCGGAATGGGATCATCCCGAAGGGAAAAGGTAGCCGTTACCTGCAGACCAAATATCATCTCTATTTGAATTATTGCACCAATATTAGCTTCTACTTGGTTCTGAAATCAAAGAGGATTCCAGTTCAGGGCCACCCTGTTATTGAAAGACTGGTTGCTTACAGAaatttaattaatgacttgggGATTGTGGATGAAAAATTGTCATCAGAAGTCCAATGGCTCCTTAATGAGCTCCACAATACTGAGAGAAATGATGTAGGAGGAAAGAAGAAACCCACAATG
This sequence is a window from Gopherus evgoodei ecotype Sinaloan lineage chromosome 5, rGopEvg1_v1.p, whole genome shotgun sequence. Protein-coding genes within it:
- the UTP3 gene encoding something about silencing protein 10, with the translated sequence MGRPRRAAPRRRLPKVEEDAGEEPAGPEPGPLASQSFTDEVDDFHEAQFEAVMGALGSEEEAEEEESEEEVLGLQLPSESEEEEEEEEDDGDLSMHSDLEEPVRGSDLPHELAWGQRKQVYYQTDYRGAARSKNKKSLKEVEAEELEEEQEAQAIQKRLAQAMGEDDYGLDLVQAYADEQRSTQLLETGPKIAKDLKTLSRKEQLKLLKQESPELLQLIQDFEAKLTELKDELDPLMHMVRNGIIPKGKGSRYLQTKYHLYLNYCTNISFYLVLKSKRIPVQGHPVIERLVAYRNLINDLGIVDEKLSSEVQWLLNELHNTERNDVGGKKKPTMLLQRTVNKNKPKSVPKISTVEAAAKEPRDDSDLDEEAALKFYREMEEKMKLKRKRREDQNAMEEGMVLEEDPNIKRGITYQIAKNKGLTPRRKKIDRNPRVKHREKFRRAKIRRKGQVREVRKEEQRYGGELSGIRAGVKKSIKLK